In Haloarchaeobius salinus, the sequence GAGAACACCGGCGACGAGGACCTGACCGACGCCGTCGTCTCGGCGTCGTCGCTGAACCGCGACCTCCTGTTCGGCCGGAGCGCGAACGCCACCCGGTTCGTCGGCGAGTGGGAGTCCGGCGAGGAGCGCACCGTCGAGTTCTCGGTGGTGACGACGAACGACAGCATCACCGAGCCCTATCCGGTGGACCTCGCGGTCCGCTACGAGGACGAGGATGGACGGGCGAAGGTCGCCGACGACCTCCGCATCGGCGTCCGGCCGCGGAGCGAGCAGCGCTTCCGGCTCGACGACACCTCCGGGACCCTCCGGGTCGGCGCGGACGGCACGGTCGAGGGCGAGGTGACAAACCGCGGCCCCCAGACCGCCGAGCGGGCAGTCGTCCGGCTCGTGAACCCGCCACCGGGGATCGAACCACAGCAGGCGTCGGTCGTCCTCGGCGATCTCGGGTCGGGCGAGTCGGTCGGGTTCGAGCTGCCGGTCTCGGTCGCGCGGTCGGTGGAGCCCGGCGACCGACAGCTCCGGTTCGTCGTGGAGTTCCGCAATCGGGACGACGACCCTCGGCGAAGCACGCCGCTGCTTGGCACGTACGAGGTACGTGAGTTCCGCGACGACTTCGAGCTGGTCGACGTCGACTCGGACCTCCAGGTCGGCGAGGCGGGGACGGTGACGCTCGAACTGCGGAACCGTCAGAACCGCACCCTCGACGACGCGACGGTGACCCTGCAGTCCGCCAGCGGCGAGGTCCTCGTCGGTCGCGCCCCGAACGGGAGCCGCTTCGTCGGCGCGTGGGAGCCGAACGAGACCCGCGAGGTCGAGTTCACCGTCACCCCGACGAACGCGACCGACGAACAGCCGTACCCGTTCGTTGCGACGGTCTCGTCCGACGACGCGGACGGCGACAGACGGCGGAGCGACCCGTTCCGCTTCGGTGTGGAGCCGGACGAGGCACAGGCCTTCGAGCTCACCGACGCCGACGCGAACCTCCAGGTCGGCGACGACGGGACCGTCACCGCGACGGTGACCAACGAGGGGCCACGCGACGTCGAGAACGCGGTCGTCCGGCTGACCAGCGACGACCCGGGCGTCGTCCCGCAGGTGAGCCAGTACCCCGTCGGCGACCTCGACGAGGACGAGTCGGCGACCGTCGAGCTTCCGGTACGGGTCGCCCGCGACGCGAAGGCGGTGCCGCGACAGCTCTCGTTCGTCGTCTCCTACCAGACCGACGAGAACGAGCCACGGCGGAGCGACACGCTCGCCGAGCAGTTCGCCGTCGACGAGCGCGTCCCGGCGTTCGAGGTCGTCGACGTGGACTCGTCGGTGCAGGTCGGCGATGAGGGCACGCTCGAACTCACGCTGACGAACGCCGACGCCGAGGCCGCCAGCGACGCCGTCGTCACCCTCGCCACGAGAAGCGGCGAGCTGCTCGTCGGCCGTGCCGCGAACGGGAGCCGGTTCGTCGGCGACTGGGCTCCGAACGAGGAGCGCACCGTCGCGTTCACCGTCACGTCGACGAACGCGACCGACGTCCAGCAGTACCCGCTCTCGGTCTCGGTGAACTACGAGGACGAGGACGGCGACGAGCGCCGCTCGGAGGCCCGGACGCTCGGCGTCGAACCGCTCGACGAGCAGCGGTTCGCGCTGGCGGACGTGCGGAGCACGCTCCGCGTCGGCGAGGACGGCAACGTGACCGGGCTCGTGCGCAACGTCGGCCCGGGGACGGCCTTCGAGGCCGCCGTGCAGGTGTCGACGCGGAGCGAGACCGTCGTCCTCGACGAGGCCGAGATTTCGGTGGGGACGCTCGAGGCCGGCGAGAACGCGTCGTTCCGGGTTCCTGCGTCGGTCGTCTCCGACGCCGAGAGCACGCCGCGCCGGCTCACCGTCCGGGTGGTGTACCAGAACGCCGACGACGAGGCGAGACGGAGCGACCCGCTCGTCGCGGCCGTCCCCGTCGCCGGGCAGCGCGACGCGTTCCTCGTCAGACCGGGTAACGCGACCGTCCCGACCGGCGGCACCCGGGCGGTGACGCTGCTCGTGACGAACAACCGCGACCAGGTCGTCCGGAACGTGAACGCGAAGCTGTTCGCCAACGAGCCGCTGTCGGTACCCGACGACCAGGCGTTTGTCGACCGGCTCGCGCCGAACGAGACGGTCGAACTGCAGTTCCGCGTGTCCGCGGCGGGCGACGCCGTCACGAAGGACTACCCGCTCTCCATCGACTTCCAGTACGAGCAGCCCGACGGCGAGACGGAGCTCTCGCGGAGCCTCACCGTGCCCGTCACCGTCGCACAGCCGCCGGGGGACGGCTTCCCGTGGTGGGCCGTCGTGCTGGTGGTCGTGCTCGTGCTGTTCCTCGTCGGGCTGTTCCTGTGGGGTCGCCGCGCCGCGGAGGAGTCCGACGGCGAGGACGACGAGGCGGAGACGAACGGTGGACGCGACGCCGCCGCCGATGACGATACGGACGGCGCAGGGCTCGGAGACGCGAGCGGGGAGGACGGAGCAGCCGACAGGGCAGACGGCACGGGCGACGGGGACGACGAGCCCGACGGGGACGACGTACCCGACGGGGGCGACTGACGGTGTCGCGGGTCGACGCCGCCACGGACCGGGTCGCCGACCTCGTGGTCGACCGGCCTGGGGCCGTCGTCGCGGTCTTCCTGCTCGTGACCCTGCTGTTCGCGGCGGGGCTCGGGAACGTCTCGACGGAGGCCGGCACCGAGCAGTTCACCGAGGACAGCCCGGCGCAGGTCGCCCTCGACCGGGTGAACCGCGACTTCCAGCCGGTGTTCGAGCCCGACGAGGGGACGACCCAGCTCATCCACCGGTCGGGGAACGTGCTGGCCCGCGAGGAGCTGTTGCGGATGCTCCGAACGCTCGAACGCATCGAGGACCGCGAGTCGCTCCGCGTGTCGTCCATCGCCAGCCCCGCCCGGACCGTCGCACGGACGCTCGACCCCGAGGCGAGCGGACTCGAGGCCGAGGTCCGCGCAGTCGAGGGGGCGACCGAGCGCGAGATCGACAGGGCGGTCCGGCGGGCGGCCGCGTCGCCGGGCTTTACGGCGTCGCTGAGCGAGGACTTCAACGCGCAGTCCGCCAGCGCGTCGGCGTCCATCACGGTCGTGCGCCACCGCATCCCGGCGGGGCTGGAGTCGACGGCGGGGGCCGGTGGCACCAGCCCGCTGACCGACATCCAGCTCCGCACCGAGCGCGTCGTCGAGGCGGGCGGCGGCGACATCGTCGTCTTCGGGGCCGGCATCCTCTCCGAGGAGTTCTCGACCATCATCGGCGACTCGCTGCTCATCGTCGTCCCGGCGGCGGTTCTGCTCATCCTCGTCTTCCTCGTCGTCGCCTACCGCGACCTGGTCGACCTGCTGCTCGGGCTGGTGTCGCTGGCGATGGCGCTCGTCTGGACCATCGGTTTTCTGGGATTGGCCGACATCGCCTTCTCGCAGCTCCTCATCGCCGTCCCGCCGCTGCTGCTCGCGGTCGGCATCGACTTCGGCATCCACACCATCAACCGCTACCGCGAGGAGCGCGTCACCGGCACGGGCATCGAGGCGTCGATGCGGGTCGCGGCGCGCCAGCTGCTCGTCGCCTTCGGCATCGTCACCGCGACGACGGTCATCGGCTTCTCGTCGAACGTGACGAGCGGACTCGCACCCATCCGCGAGTTCGGCATCGTCGCCGCCGTCGGCATCACGTTCACGTTCTGCATCTTCGGCGTGTTCCTCCCGGCCGCGAAGGTGTTCGCGGACCGAATCGTCGCCCGGACGCCCATCCCGCAGTTCAGCCAGCGCCCGCTCGCACAGGAGGGCTCCGCGCTCGGAGCGATCCTTCCGGTCGGCATCGAGGTCGCCCGACGCGCCCCCGTCGTCTTCCTCCTGCTCGTCGCCGCGCTGACGGCGGGCACCGGCTACTACGGCACCGGCGTCGACACCTCGTTCTCCGACGAGGACTTCCTCCCGCCCGAGGAGACGGCGGCGTTCCTCGACGACCTGCCGGAGCCGTTCGCACCCGGCGAGTACACCGTGACGGGGACGACGAACTTCCTCGAGGCGAACTTCGCCGCCGCCGAGGACGACACCGTCGTCGTCTACGTCGAGGGGCCGATGCGCCGGAACGACGCGCTGGAGGCCATCCAGCGCGCGAACCGCGACCCGCCCGACTCCTTCGTCACCGAGAACCGGGAGGCCCGCTCGGAGAGCATCCTCGGGGTCATTCGGACGCACCAGAACCGCTCGGAGTCGTTCCGCCGGCTCGTCGACCGGAACGACCCCGACGACGACGGCATCCCGGAGCGCAACCTCGAACGGGTGTACGAGGTGCTGCTCGACTCCGAGTCGGGCGACCAGGCGCGACGCTTCCTCACCGAGGACTTCCGGAGCACCCGCATCGTCTACACCGTCGAGGCCGACGCCGAGCAGGCCGAGATCACGGCCGACGCCCGCGAGCAGGCCGACCGCTTCCGGTTCGAGGCGACCGCGACGGGCGCGACGGTCGTCTTCCAGGACATCGCCGACACCATCCTCGCGTCCGCCCTCCGGAGCCTCGTCATCGCCTTCGCGCTGACCGCCGTCTTCCTCGTCGTCGTCTACCAGCTGCTCGCCGGGCGGCCCTCCCTCGGGGTCGTCAACCTCGTCCCCATCGCGGTGACGCTCGGGCTCATCGCCGGGTCGATGCGCTTCTTCGGCGTGCCGTTCAACGCGCTCACCGCGACCATCCTCTCCATCACGCTCGGGCTCGGCATCGACTACTCCGCCCACATCGTCCACCGGTTCGTCGACGAGTTCGAGGCACGCGCGGCGGTGCTGCCCGCCATCGACGCCACCGTCCGGGGCACCGGCGGCGCGCTCACCGGGAGCATGCTCACGACGACCGCCGGGACCGGCGTGCTCGTGCTCGCCATCACGCCCGTCCTCGGTCAGTTCGGCCTGCTCACCGCACTCAGCGTGTTCTACTCCTACCTCACCGCCATCGTCGTCACGCCCTCCGCACTGGTCGTCTGGGGTCGGCTCACCGGGGCCGACCTCCACGCCAGCCGGACGGGTTTCGTTCACACCGCTCGCCCCGATTCAACAGATTGAAATCGATCTGTTTCGTTTCGAAGGACAGTGAGCACTCAGCCGTCCGACAGCATCACGGAGGGCGGACTGGTGCGACCGATGTTCCGGCTCGCCTGGCCCATCGTCGCCCTCCAGCTCCTCCAGGTCACGTACAACATCGCCGACACGTTCTGGCTCGGCCAGTTCGACACCGACGCGCTGGCCGCCATCAGCCTCGCCTTCCCCCTCATCTTCCTGCTCATCTCGCTCGCCGGCGGGTTCACCGCAGCAGGGAGCATCCTCGTCGCGCAGTACACGGGGGCCGACAGCGACCACTCCGCCGGCCGCGTCGCGGGGCAGACCCTCTCGTTCGTCTCCGTGCTCGCCATCGGGCTCGGCATCGTCGGCTACCTCCTCACCGAGGACATGCTCGCCGCCCTGCCCAGCCAGCAGGAGACCAAGGAGGCCGTCATCCCGCTCGCAGCCGACTACATGGAGGTGTTCTTCCTCGGCATCGTCTTCATGTTCGGCTTCTTCGTCTTCTCGTCGGTCATGCGCGGCTACGGCGACACCAAGACCCCGATGCGGGTCATGCTCGCCAGCGTCGCGGTCAACGTCGTCATCGACCCCATCCTCATCTTCGGCGTCGGTCCCGTCCCCCAGCTCGGCATCCAGGGCGCGGCCATCGCCACCGTCGCCTCCCGCGGGCTCGGCTCCATCCTCGGCATCTACATCCTCTTCTTCACCGACGCCGGCCCCGACGTCGACGTCTCCCACCTCAGACCCGACCTCGACGTCGTCCGCGACATCGTCCGCCTCGGCGTCCCCACCGCGCTCGAACAGTCCGCCAGCGCCTTCGCCATGGTCACGCTGACCGCGATGATCGTCCTGTTCGCGCCGCCCGTCGTCGCCGCCTACGGCCTCGGCAACCGCATCGCCTCGCTCATCTTCCTCCCCGCGATGGGACTCGGCCGCGCCACCAACACCATGGTCGGCCAGAACCTCGGGGCCGGCAACGCCGCCCGCGCCGAGCGCGCCGTCCACCTCGCCGCCACGGTCGCGGCCGGCATCCTCCTCGTCGTCGCCGTCGTCGTCTACCTCTTCCCCGAACCGCTCGTGAACGCCTTCGTCAACGAGAACATCGACAACGCCACCGCCACCATCGACTACAGCGCCGACTACATCCGCGTCCGCGCCTTCGAGTTCGCCTTCATCGGCGTCCTCCAGGTCGTCCTCGGGGCCTACCGCGGCGCGGGTAACACCAAGACCGCGCTCGCGTTCTCACTCGTCGCGCTCTGGATCGGCCGCGTCGCCACCGTCGGCGTCCTCGCGTTCGACCCCATCCCACTCATCGGGACCGTCCCGTTCACCGACTTCACCGGCTACGGCCTCGGCCCCGACGGCTTCTGGACCGGCATGGCCCTCGGCAACATCGTCGGGGGGATCGCCGCCGCACTCTGGTTCACCCGGGGCACCTGGAAGGAGGCGTACATCGAGAAGGGCGTCGGCGAGTCGCCGTCGCCCGCCGCCGGCGAGGAGTGAGCGGTTCCGATACCCTCTGCTGAGCCCGTTCGAAGCGCTCCGAACCTGGGGGATTGCTCAGTTCATAACGGTTATCACAGCGGATGGGCTATGCGTAGGTGAGGGCCCGTAGCTCAGTGGACAGAGTGCTTGGTTCCGGACCAAGATGTCGCGGGTTCAAATTCTGTCAGAGCAAGCTCTGACAACCTCCCGTGAGCGAGCGCCAGCGAGCGAACGGGAGTCCCGTCGGGTCCGTTCCCTTGTTTCACTTCGGTCGGTCCCCCGACGACCCCCGCGAACGCTCCGCGTTCCCTCGGTCCCGTCGGGTTTATGTTGCTGTCTTATATCCCCGATACCGGCAGAATGTCCAGTTCACAACGGTTATCACAGCGGGTGGGCTATGCGTAGGTGAGGGCCCGTAGCTCAGTGGACAGAGTGCTTGGTTCCGGACCAAGATGTCGCGGGTTCAAATCCCGTCGGGTCCGTTCCCTCGTTTCACTTCGGTCGCTCTCCCGACGGGACTCCCACTCACTCGCTAACGCTCACTCGCGGGAGTCCCGTCGGGTCCGTTTTCCTGCATACCTACCGCCAGCCAAACACCCTTCACACCTCTCTCCGAACGCCCGGCATGGAACGCCTCCAGCGATTCGACCGACTGAAGGACCAGTTCAGGAGCGGCGAGCAGGTAACTGGCGGCTGGGTCTCCATCCCGCACGGCGAGGTCGCCGAGCTCACGGCCAGGCACGACTACGACTTCGTCTGCGTGGACATGGAGCACGCCCCCACCGACGTCTCCGACCTGGGCGACCTCGTCAGGGGCATCGACGCCGCGCCGGGCGAGACCGTCCCGCTGGTCCGGGTGCCGGGCAACGACGAGGTGGTGATCAAGCGGGCACTCGACGCCGGCGTCGGCGGGCTGATGGTGCCCAGAATCGACACCGCCGCGGACGCCGAGGCGGTGGTCGCGGCGTCGACGTACCCGCCCGAGGGCATCCGCGGTACCGCGGGAACTAGGGCCTCCGGGTTCGGCGCGGACCTGCCCGCGTACCTCGACGGGGCGGACGACGCGCTCACGAGGATCGTCCAGATAGAGACCCTGCCGGCGCTCGAGAACGCCGCGGAGATCGCCGCCGTCGAGGGCATCGACGCGCTGTTCGTCGGGCCGGCGGACCTCTCGGTGGCGCTCGACGTACCGCTCGAGTACGGGGCCGACGCGTTCGAGGACGCCGTCGAGACGGTCGTCGAGGCCGCCGAGGAGGCTGGGATTCCGGTCGGCGTGTTCGCGACGGACCCGGGCCGGTTCGGGACGTGGGCCGAGCTGGGCTTCGACTTCGGCGTCATGGGCTACGACGCCGGCTTCCTGCGGGCGGGGAACGAGCGGCTGCTGTCGGCGTACGACGAGGAGTGGGGCTGAGGAGGTCAGTCGTCGGCGACGGGCTGGTCGGGGCGGTACTCGCGGCTGATGGCCTTCCACTTGCCCGTGGAGAACCGCCAGTAGTTGATGGCGGCGGGGACGATCGTCTCCGCGAGGAAGGAGAGGTAGAGTCCCCAGATGCCGAGCGGCGTCACCGCCCCGAGGTACGCGAGCGGGATGGCGACGCCGAACATCCCGATCGCCTGGCTGTAGAACGGCCAGCGGGTGTCGCCGCTGGCGTCGAGCGGGCCGGCGGTCGCGGCCTTGACGCCGCCGGCGATGACGGCGACGCAGGCGGCGTAGACGAGCCCCCGTGCGACGGGGATGGCGGTGTCGCTCGGGCTGTCGACGAACAGCCCGACGATGGGCTCGGCGAAGACGGCGACGATGACGGCCGCGACGGCGTAGGTGGCGACGGAGAACGCGACGATGTCGCGGGCGTAGGACTCCGCGGCGGCCTCGTCGCCCGCGCCGAGTTCCTGCCCGACGAGGCTGCTGGCGGCGAGCCCGAAGCCCCAGCCCGGCGTGTTCATCAGGCCCCAGATGCGCCGGCTGATGACGTACGCGGCCACGACCGTCGAGCCGAACAGCCCGACGATGGCGAGCATGGGGAACTTGGCGACGGTCCAGACGAGGTTGCGCCCGACGACGGGCAGGCCGATGCGGACGAGGTCGCGGAGGTCCCCGAGGACGGCGTAGGAGCCGGTGGGCGAGACCTGCACCGGAAGGTCGCCGAGCAGGGGGAGCCGGCCGGCGGCCAGCGCGACGGCGAAGACGCCGGTGATGAGTGCGTTCGAGAGCACGGTGCCCCACGCCGCGCCCTCGACCCCGAGACCGAGCCCGAAGATGAGCACGGCGTTGAGGGCGATGTTGGTGACGGCTCCACCGGCCCGGAGCACCATCGGCGTCCAGGCGTCGTCGAGGCCGATGTAGATGCGGCTCCCGACGAGGTTCAGCCCGGCGAAGGGGACCCCGAGGGCGAGGATCTTGAGGTACGCTCCGCCGAGCTCGGTCGGTCGGGCCTCGCTCGACAGCAGGTCGACGAGTTCGAACGGGATCGACCAGAACAGCACGGTGACGGGGAGGGTGACGGCGACGACGAGGAGCGCACTCGCCCGGATTGCGTCGCCGAGTTCGTCGTAGGCCTCGCCGCCGAAGCGCTGTGAGACGAGGGCGATGGTCCCCGCGGCGAAGCCGCCGCCGAGCGAGAAGGCGACACCCCAGTACGGGGAGGCGAAGCCGACGCCGGCGATGGCGGTGCGGCCGACGGCGACGCCGACCATCGCCACGTCGACGGCGCTCTTCGACATCCGCGCGAGACCCGTGACGATGCGCGGCCACGCGAGGTCCGTCGTCCGGCGCACGTGCTCACGGGAGACGAGGCCGAGGCGGGCCAGCGCGAGCCCGATCCAGAGGATGCAAAGGCGCACGGGGTTCGGCGGACGGTACACACGGTACCTATTTCGAACCGAAACAAATGAGTTGCGTCTCACCGGCAATCGGGTTCTGTGTTCTATCCAAGGACACGCCTCGAAAGTTCAACTATTGGTGTTTTGATACACTGCCCCGGGTTCAGCACTCCCGGCGGAAACCAACGAAAAACCTGTATATTCAGGCACCATTGATATATGGGTATGACCTCCAGCGAGTAGTAGTGGTCACACCTACGTCATGTCCTTCCGACTACGGAACCGTGGTCCGACTGCAGCGCGCATCCACTGCTGACTCCCGCCGGTAGCCACGCTAATGTTCGTCCAATTCACTCTCGACTCCCCACTCCTCGACCGGGCCCTCTCTGCCGTCCCCGACCTCAGTCTCGACATCGAGAAGCTCGACTCCTCGCCGACCGTCCCGCTGCGCGTCGTCTTCTGGGCGCGCGGCGAGTCGCTCGACGAGTTCGAAGACGCGCTGGCGCTCGACCCGACCGTCGAGACGTTCACCGTCCTCGCGAACGAGCGCTCGCAGCGACTCTACTGCGTCGTCGTCCCCGAGAACGTCCCCTGTGTCGACCTGTACGCCCGCTTGATAGACCTCCACGGCGTCCTCGTCGACGCGACCTGTGACGACTCCGGCTGGACGATGGAGATGCTGTTCCCCGACCGCGACGCGTTCGGCTCGTTCCGTCGCGCCTGCGAGGCGGCGGAGCTGTCGGTGACCGTCGAATCCATCCACAGCGGGCAGGTCGGCCGGACGACGGCGGACGCCGACCTCACGCCCGCCCAGCGCGAGATCCTCTCCCGGGCCGTCGATGTCGGCTACTTCGACATCCCCCGGGAGACCACGCTCCGGGGCCTCGGCGACGAGGTCGGCGTCTCCGGACAGGCCGCCTCCGAACGTCTGCGGCGCGGCATGGAGACGCTTGTCCGCGAGACGCTCTCCGACCACATCGAGGAGTAGCAGCTCGTTCGTCGGCGGGTCCGTTATCGGTCCCCGCCGCACTCGACCGAGTGTCGGGCTGCTCGTCTGGAACGCCCCGATTCGCGCCGTCACGGAGACGCCACGAACCGCAAGAGAGGTGTCGTCGCCGCCCCACGTTCTCCCCGTGCGACGAATCGCCGAGCACCACGTCTTCGGCGTCTCGGTCGACGCCGAGACGCGCTGTGTACACTACGACGAGGAGTACGACGTGCTGGCGCTGCGCTTTGGCTGTTGCGGACGCTTCTTCCCCTGTTTCGAGTGCCACGACGCCGTCACCGACCACGCCCGCGAGCCGTGGCCACGCGACCGGTTCGACGAGGTCGCGGCGCTCTGTGGCCGCTGCGGTGCGACTCTCACCGCGAACGAGTACCTCGCCGCGCCCGGAACGTGTGCGGACTGCGGTGGCGCGTTCAACCCGGGCTGTGCGGCCCACCACCACCTGTACTTCGAGGGGCAGTAGTCCCCCATCCGCCGGTGATCGCCCCGACGGCGAGGTCGGACCAAAAAGGTTGTAGCGACGTGGCCGCAACCCTCGCCGCAACGACCGACCCGCAATGTCCACACGAACCCACGTCCTCGTCCCGCTCGCGCTCGCCCTCCTCGTCGCGCTCGCCGGCTGCACCGCCATCGGCGGCGGTCCCGGCGACCAGGACGGCGACGGCCCCGGCGAGGGACAGGAGATCCGGAGCGAGGTCGCCAACGAGATGGCGTCCATCGACTCGTACAACTACTCGATGGTGACGGCCGTCGAGTTCCAGGACAACGAGCAGGTGACCGAGTCCAGCGGGACCGTCGACGTCGCCGCCCAGCGGATGGTCTCCGAGAGCGTGACGACCGTCCGGACGAACTCCTCGCGGACCAGACAGGGCTCGACCGCCTACGTCTTCGGCGAACAGCAGTGCCTCGAACTCGGCGGTAGCTGGGAGCAGTCCACCGTCGACCGTAGCCCGTGGCGCTCGGGGACGAACGTCAGCGTGCTCACCGAGCTCCTCAACAGCTCGAGCGCGCGTCTCTCCAACGACACGTACCGCGGACAGGACGTCCACGTCATCGTCGTCGAGCCGAGCGACGATGCCGTACAGACGCTGCTCGGGGACACCGGGTCCGACGTCGAGTTCACCGGCGTGACCTACACGCAGTACGTCGACACGGAGTCCAAACGGCTCCTCCGGTCTGACATGAACGCGACCTACTTCGCCAGCGGGCGGGAGGTCGATCTCACCGTCTCGATGCGCTTCTCCGACTTCAACACGAGCCACCCCATCGAGCTACCACGGGCCGCCGTCGGCAGCAACGGTAACGGGCCGTGTGCGGGGATGGCGGGCAACGGCTCCGACGCGAACCTCGCGCTGTAACCGCAGCGGTCGCGCTCCGCCGCGCTACAGGTTCTCGCCCTGGTAACTGCCGTCGTACTCCTCGACGTGTTCGGCCTCGGCGAGCACCAGCTGGGCGATGCGCGCCCCCTCGGCGATCTCGACGTCGTGGTGGACCTGTAGCAGGCCCTCGCCGCGTCCCTCGTAGCCGGCGTCCCAGACCGCCGTGTTCAGCATGCAGGAGTTGCGCATCAGCGACGAGCGCGGGTAGACGAAGCCGACGTGGCCGGACGGGATGGCGATCTGCTCGCCGTAGCGGGCGACGTAGGTGCCGGCCTCGAGGTAGTACGTCGGCGTCCCCTCGTCGGTGTACTGCTCGGACTCGATCTCCTGCCGTTCGCCGATCTCCTTGCCCTCGTGCCGGATGCGCCCCGGCTCGCGCTGCTCGAACACGGTCTCGACGGTGAGGTCGACGCCGTTGGGCTGGACCTGGTCGTCGGTCGTCGGCGACACGTGCTCCGCGACGAACTGCCCGGAACGGTACATACTCCGACGCCCGTCCGATACCGGCAAAGGTGTTGCCGTTTCTCCGCGCCGGCAAGGATTGCGCGAATCGACAGCCACGGCCCCGAAAACCGCACGGTCGTCCATCCAAAACACGCGGGATTTATGGTCGCGGGCGGCCGAACTTCACCTTGCTATGGGACAGACGCTTACAGAGAAGATTCTCGATGACCACCTCGTCGAGGGGGAACTCGAAACCGGCGAGGAGATTGGTATCGAGATCGATCAGGTCCTCACACAGGACACGACGGGAACGATGGTCTGGCTGCAGTTCGAGGCGATGGGGCTGGACGAGGTCCAGACCGAGATCGCCGCGCAGTACTGCGACCACCAGACATACCAGTTCGACTTCAAGAACACGGACGACCACCGCTTCCTCCGGTCGGCCGCCGGCACCTACGGGGCACACTTCTCTCGCCCCGGCAACGGTATCTGCCACAACGTCCACAAGGAGAACTTCGCCGCGCCCGGCAAGACGATGCTCGGGTCGGACTCGCACACGCCGACCCCGGGCGGACTCGGTGAGCTCGCTATCGGCGCGGGCGGTATCGACGTCACCGTCGCGATGGGCGGTGCGCCGTACTACATCGAGATGCCCGAGGTCGTCAACGTCCGACTCGAGGGCGAGCTCCCCGCGTGGGCGACCGCGAAGGACGTCATCCTCGAGATGCTGCGTCGCCTCTCCGTAAAAGGCGGCGTCGGCAAGGTGCTCGAGTACACCGGGCCGGGCGTCGAGACGCTCTCCGTGCCCGAGCGGACCACCATCACCAACATGGGCACCGAGCTCGGCGCGACCTCCTCCATCTTCCCGACCGACGAGAAGACGAAGGACTACCTCGCCCGCCAGGACCGCGAGGGCGACTTCGTCGAGATCGGTCCCGACGAGGACGCCGAGTACGACGACGAGATCGTCGTCGACCTCTCCGACCTCGAACCGCTCATCGCCGAGCCGTCCATGCCCGACAACGTCGTCCCCGTCCGCGAGGTCGAGGGCGTCGAGGTCAGCCAGGTCATGATCGGCTCCTGTACGAACGGCGGCTACGAGGACATCCTCCCGGCCGCGAAGATGGTCGAGGGCCGCGAGATCAACAAGAAGACCGAGATGATCGTCGCGCCCGGCAGCAAGCAGGCAAGCGAGATGC encodes:
- a CDS encoding COG1361 S-layer family protein, yielding MNRRVVLVVLLLVLAAPASAVTVADNPAPDIGDRFELVGVEGSVTEADGGQLTVTVENTGGAVADVTAALSSAEADTGDHEPHVGTWAGGTEHSFSFDVASVPPGAGTSISLTLTLTYTAGGTAYTKTLQLTVAVGGGGDDGDGDGGGDGGADGGGDGGGGGDGGGDGGDSDGGGDGGDGGAGVVDATEVFEVTDIETDVQVGSTGTLAVTIENVGDEDLTEAVVSASSLNREFLFGRSPNASRFVGDWDEGEERTVEFSVTLGNESVTEPYPVALSVDYRNEDDEPRAVRGLRIGVQPRSEQRFRVSGVEGDLRVGAEGTVEGEVENRGPDDAEEAVIRIRSSEAAIQPRRTEFVLGDLDDGEAEGFEFPVAVAPDAEPGEYQLGFVVVYRDEVGNRVASRGLTGTVEVDDEAAVFEVTDVETSVQVGERGTLAVTLENTGDEDLTDAVVSASSLNRDLLFGRSANATRFVGEWESGEERTVEFSVVTTNDSITEPYPVDLAVRYEDEDGRAKVADDLRIGVRPRSEQRFRLDDTSGTLRVGADGTVEGEVTNRGPQTAERAVVRLVNPPPGIEPQQASVVLGDLGSGESVGFELPVSVARSVEPGDRQLRFVVEFRNRDDDPRRSTPLLGTYEVREFRDDFELVDVDSDLQVGEAGTVTLELRNRQNRTLDDATVTLQSASGEVLVGRAPNGSRFVGAWEPNETREVEFTVTPTNATDEQPYPFVATVSSDDADGDRRRSDPFRFGVEPDEAQAFELTDADANLQVGDDGTVTATVTNEGPRDVENAVVRLTSDDPGVVPQVSQYPVGDLDEDESATVELPVRVARDAKAVPRQLSFVVSYQTDENEPRRSDTLAEQFAVDERVPAFEVVDVDSSVQVGDEGTLELTLTNADAEAASDAVVTLATRSGELLVGRAANGSRFVGDWAPNEERTVAFTVTSTNATDVQQYPLSVSVNYEDEDGDERRSEARTLGVEPLDEQRFALADVRSTLRVGEDGNVTGLVRNVGPGTAFEAAVQVSTRSETVVLDEAEISVGTLEAGENASFRVPASVVSDAESTPRRLTVRVVYQNADDEARRSDPLVAAVPVAGQRDAFLVRPGNATVPTGGTRAVTLLVTNNRDQVVRNVNAKLFANEPLSVPDDQAFVDRLAPNETVELQFRVSAAGDAVTKDYPLSIDFQYEQPDGETELSRSLTVPVTVAQPPGDGFPWWAVVLVVVLVLFLVGLFLWGRRAAEESDGEDDEAETNGGRDAAADDDTDGAGLGDASGEDGAADRADGTGDGDDEPDGDDVPDGGD
- a CDS encoding efflux RND transporter permease subunit, with protein sequence MSRVDAATDRVADLVVDRPGAVVAVFLLVTLLFAAGLGNVSTEAGTEQFTEDSPAQVALDRVNRDFQPVFEPDEGTTQLIHRSGNVLAREELLRMLRTLERIEDRESLRVSSIASPARTVARTLDPEASGLEAEVRAVEGATEREIDRAVRRAAASPGFTASLSEDFNAQSASASASITVVRHRIPAGLESTAGAGGTSPLTDIQLRTERVVEAGGGDIVVFGAGILSEEFSTIIGDSLLIVVPAAVLLILVFLVVAYRDLVDLLLGLVSLAMALVWTIGFLGLADIAFSQLLIAVPPLLLAVGIDFGIHTINRYREERVTGTGIEASMRVAARQLLVAFGIVTATTVIGFSSNVTSGLAPIREFGIVAAVGITFTFCIFGVFLPAAKVFADRIVARTPIPQFSQRPLAQEGSALGAILPVGIEVARRAPVVFLLLVAALTAGTGYYGTGVDTSFSDEDFLPPEETAAFLDDLPEPFAPGEYTVTGTTNFLEANFAAAEDDTVVVYVEGPMRRNDALEAIQRANRDPPDSFVTENREARSESILGVIRTHQNRSESFRRLVDRNDPDDDGIPERNLERVYEVLLDSESGDQARRFLTEDFRSTRIVYTVEADAEQAEITADAREQADRFRFEATATGATVVFQDIADTILASALRSLVIAFALTAVFLVVVYQLLAGRPSLGVVNLVPIAVTLGLIAGSMRFFGVPFNALTATILSITLGLGIDYSAHIVHRFVDEFEARAAVLPAIDATVRGTGGALTGSMLTTTAGTGVLVLAITPVLGQFGLLTALSVFYSYLTAIVVTPSALVVWGRLTGADLHASRTGFVHTARPDSTD
- a CDS encoding MATE family efflux transporter, with the protein product MFRLAWPIVALQLLQVTYNIADTFWLGQFDTDALAAISLAFPLIFLLISLAGGFTAAGSILVAQYTGADSDHSAGRVAGQTLSFVSVLAIGLGIVGYLLTEDMLAALPSQQETKEAVIPLAADYMEVFFLGIVFMFGFFVFSSVMRGYGDTKTPMRVMLASVAVNVVIDPILIFGVGPVPQLGIQGAAIATVASRGLGSILGIYILFFTDAGPDVDVSHLRPDLDVVRDIVRLGVPTALEQSASAFAMVTLTAMIVLFAPPVVAAYGLGNRIASLIFLPAMGLGRATNTMVGQNLGAGNAARAERAVHLAATVAAGILLVVAVVVYLFPEPLVNAFVNENIDNATATIDYSADYIRVRAFEFAFIGVLQVVLGAYRGAGNTKTALAFSLVALWIGRVATVGVLAFDPIPLIGTVPFTDFTGYGLGPDGFWTGMALGNIVGGIAAALWFTRGTWKEAYIEKGVGESPSPAAGEE